In Natranaerobius thermophilus JW/NM-WN-LF, the genomic stretch CTATTAGCATTAATAGATAAAGACAGTGATAATTTAGATGCCATTAGATTAACAGCCGGTGATGGTTATTCAGTTAAAGTACCAGATGAAATTTTAGAGAATAGGGATGTTATTCTTGCTTATGAAATTGATAATGAACCCTTGCATGAAGATACAAGACCAATTAGGGCATTTATTCCTGAAGAAGAAGCAATGTATTGGGTTAGTAATCTGGTAGAGATAGAGTTAGTTGGCTATGATGCTGAAATTAGTGACCAAGAAGCTTCTACACTAGAAGAAATTAACTTTTTAGAGACTTTGGTATTAGAATTAGATGAGATTGATTATGAAGGCGAAGATGAAGGTAAAGCTGTTAAAACATCAGACTTATTTTCAGATTTAGATACAACCCAGGACGTCTACTTACTGGCTTCAGATGGATTTGACAAAAATGAAGAGTATAAAACTTTTATCGATGCTTATATTTTAACCGAAGGAGATAACACGCCTGCTTTTAGGTCTCCAGAACTCCCTCGGGGGATGCATGTTAGAGACCTAGTTTGGATTTTAACAGGTGAAACTGGCTTCTTCTCAGTAGAACAAGGAATGGAAAAATTTGAAGAGATGTCAGTAGAAGATGATACGGGTGTATCTTTAAAAGATTTAGTGGACAAGTTTGGCCTTTCTGAATCTGACAAATATGAACTTGAGGCAATTGACGGATATTCCGTGGAAATAGATCGTGAAGATTTATCTTCAGGTATTGTTTACATTAGAGATAGTGGAGAAGTTTCATCAGCTTTTGATGGGCTTCCAAGAAGTAAAGCCGTAAAAGACCTATTATCTATACGACCAGTAAAGTAACTATTAGAAAGTAGTTTAGTGAAAGGTGGGATAGAATGGCTGCAATTAATACGATACTAAAAAGATTTTCCATATTTGATTTAATCGTCATATCTTTGATGGCTGGTTTGGGACTTGCTACAAAACCCGTTATTGTTCCTTTAGCCCATATTATTACAGGGCCCTTGTTCATACCTGGTGGTGTTGTGGCCGGTGGTTTTTACATGATGTGGATTGTAATAGGTGCAGGTCTTGTAGGTAAGTTAGGGACAGCTACATTAATTGCAGCTGTTCAGGCTATAGTCATCATGGCAATTGGTTTTTTGGGAACCCACGGATTTATGAGCCTATTCACATATATATTACCAGGTCTAGCAGTAGATTTAATATTCTTAGTTTCGAGACATAGAGGATGCTGTATTGGTTGTTGCTTTGTGGCCGGGATAGCTGCCAATATTAGCGGGACTTTTCTGGTAAACCTGGTCTTTTTTAGGCTGCCCTTTATTCCATTGGTACTAAGTTTATCGGCAGCTTCTTTATCTGGAGGACTTGGAGGAATTATAGCCAACGCAGTAGTAAAACAGTTTAAAAGTAAACTTCAGATATAAGCTGACACAAGTATAAGGAGGGATTCAATGCTGATATTAGACAAAAAAATAAACTGGAATATAAAACGGTATAAAAAACTTGTTGTTGTTGTCATTATTATTCCAATTATTTTCTCTCTATTATTTTTAGGATGCAGTAGAGATGACACTTCTCAAGAAGAGAGTAAGGACATTGACTATATACAACCTTTAGAGATAGTAGGTGATGTAGAAGATTTTGTTTCGATTGAAAATATAAATGATATATCTGACACTGTAAGCCTCGAACACAGAGAAGAAGAATTAGAAGCATTACCATTAAATAAGCTGCTGGACAAATCACAACCTTATACTGAAGATTTTAAGGTTCTTTATGTTAGTCATGACGGATTCAGTGCCTCTATATCAAGTGATAATTT encodes the following:
- a CDS encoding molybdopterin-dependent oxidoreductase, translated to MFKLFKSFVKMFVILSLLVVLTGCGGEDMTDQKEDSANGEVADEYPGEKDVITIVCEEDGEFEFSVEELMELKSVTEDIVRTDDDGEIEDEYPIKGTLFKDLLALIDKDSDNLDAIRLTAGDGYSVKVPDEILENRDVILAYEIDNEPLHEDTRPIRAFIPEEEAMYWVSNLVEIELVGYDAEISDQEASTLEEINFLETLVLELDEIDYEGEDEGKAVKTSDLFSDLDTTQDVYLLASDGFDKNEEYKTFIDAYILTEGDNTPAFRSPELPRGMHVRDLVWILTGETGFFSVEQGMEKFEEMSVEDDTGVSLKDLVDKFGLSESDKYELEAIDGYSVEIDREDLSSGIVYIRDSGEVSSAFDGLPRSKAVKDLLSIRPVK
- a CDS encoding ECF transporter S component: MAAINTILKRFSIFDLIVISLMAGLGLATKPVIVPLAHIITGPLFIPGGVVAGGFYMMWIVIGAGLVGKLGTATLIAAVQAIVIMAIGFLGTHGFMSLFTYILPGLAVDLIFLVSRHRGCCIGCCFVAGIAANISGTFLVNLVFFRLPFIPLVLSLSAASLSGGLGGIIANAVVKQFKSKLQI